The window CTGacgtttccttcctccctccccagtcgAGCGACGCCGCCGTTTCAACATCAACGACCGGATCAAGGAGCTGGGGACCCTCATCCCCAAATCCAACGACCCGTGAgtgcggggcccaggcatccaggcggGACAATAGAGAgagcccaggtgtctgggtgggcacctgagggacccaggcatccgggtgggaCACCAGAGGGACCAAGGTGTCTAGACGGGCaccggagggacccaggcgtccgggtgcccccacaGGGAGATGCGCTGGAACAAGGGCACCATCCTCAAGGCCTCGGTCGACTACATCCGCAAGTTGCAGAAGGAGACGCAGCGCTCACGTGAGCTCGAGCTGCACCAGCAGCGCCTCGAGCAGGCCAACCGCAGCCTCCAGCTTCGCGTCCAGGTctggggggccctggggaggcACCTGGGGGAGGCTCTGGGGCTGGGGAACACCTGGAGAGGGGTCtatggggctggagggcacctgGGTGGGGTTATGGGGCATTTAAGTAGCTGCTATGAGGCTGGAGAAGCACCTGGGAGGGGTCTATGGGGCACTTAGGAGGTGTGCAGGGCATCTGAGAGGGGTCATGGGGCTGGAGCACACCTGAGAGAGGGCTATGGGGCATTTGGGGGTGTCTAGGGGGCTGGAGGGTCATCTGGGAGGGGTCTGTGGGGCACCTGGGgggatctgtggggctggggtcacCTAGGAGGGTCTATGGTGCTGACCTAcctcctgtgtccccccccaggagctggagctgcaggcGCAGATGCACGGGCTCCCCCTGAGCCCCCCGGCGCCGGTGGCTGAGGGGGGCCGTGAGGAGGCCCCTGGGGGCCCCCCCTttgccccggccgccccccagtGCCTGCTGGACCTGGCCCTGGCCGAGGAGctgccgccggggctggggctgcccctgggcctggggggggcaggagggggcctcGACGACATCCTCATGGACGACCCCGGCGAGCTCTCGCCCCTCGGGCCCCCCGGCGCCCTCCTGGCCTCCCCTGGGCCCTCCCGCGCTTCCAGCCCCCACAGCAGCCTCAGCATGGAGGACGAGGCCTGAGCCCAGTGCCGGGCAGGGCCCTTCGAGGGGGGTCCCCACCCGTTGCTTTTAAGGTGTCCCATGGCCCCTTTAAAAGCCGGCCCCGCCCCAGAGTGAAGCCCCGCCCACTCTCTCCGGGCacgccctgccccgcccctcaGGGAAGCCCTGGTCCCACTCCTCCAGGGAGGCCCCACCCACAAGCCCACAAACAGAAAGAAGCCCTGCCCACGAGGAGGCCCTGCCccggctggccccgcccccgccgcccccctccaaTGAGTGGGCTCCTGGGGGCTGGGCCCTCAGGCATGATGCCCCGCCCCTGCCCATCACCCAGCTAGCCCCCGCCCCTTAGAGGACTGGCCCTGCCCATTTATGGTGCCATCTGGCTGCATCACCCCACCCCCCCGTGTAGCCACGCCCCAGTGCTTGGCCACGCCCACCCGCCTCGTGTAGCCTCGCCCCCAGTTAAaggggccgcgccgctcccctccAGGGGGGGTGGGACTGGATCCAACCCCCCCAGCGCCctgacctcccctccccccggccccgatTTTGTACAAAAAAACGGAGAAAACTGTCGCTTGGGAGCGCCATGAAATTAAACATTTGGTAACGAGGCCCCGCCTCTGCCTCTAGCGAGGGGGGAGGGGAATGAGCGGCCTCGGGGCCCCCCTCCACCGGGGGCCTTATAGGCCTGGGGGGACCCTATGAGCCCTATAGGACTAGGGAGGTCTTCTTGGCTCCTGCAGCACCAGGGGGAACCCTATAGGCCCTataggtttggggaggggggtttgcTCTGGGCCCTATAGCACTGGAAGAGTCTCTGCTAGACCTGCAGGACTGCAAGGATCCCTATAGGGCCTATAGCACCAGGGAGGCCTCTATGGGCCCTATAGATTGGGGAGGTCACTATGGGCTCTACAGTATCAGGAGAGACTCTATGGGTCTATAGCACCAGGGGGAACCCTATGGGCCCTatagcaccggggggggggggccctctgTGGGTCTTCTAGCACCATGGGGGACTCTACGGGCCCTATAGGTCTAGGAGAATCCCTATGGACTCTATAGCAATGGCTAGACCCTATAGGTGCAGGGGAGATCCCTATGGGCCCTATAGCACCAGGGAGGTCCCTTTGGGCCCTGTAGCATCAGGGGGTCCCTATTGGAGCCTTTAGCACAGGCAGCCATCTCTATGGTTCACTAGCGCCCCGGGGCCTTTCTCTCCGGCCGGGTGGACTCCATCTCCTTGGCCGCAACTTCCGGGCGGGGGCCGAGTGCGTTTCTTCTCACCGCCCCCTCCGCTCCTCTATGCTCCCGCCGCGCCAGAGCGTCCGCTTCCGGGCCGCCGCTCCCTCCGCCGGGCCGCCAGCGCGCCGGgccgcagccccgctgcccccggctgtGTCTCTATGACCCGCCCTTAACGGCGCCCCCCCCAATCACCGGGCCGGTTTTCGCCCCTCCGACAGGGCCGGCGGTGCCAAGATGGCGCAGGCCCTGTCGGAGGAGGAGTTCCAGCGCATGCAGGTGGGCgtgggggggcccggacgcctgggtcccctggcgGGAGgggggcccggatgcctgggctccctccgctgaccccccccccgccccccccccccccccccaggggcagtTGCTGGAGCTGCGGGCGGAGAATTACCGGCTCTCGGACGAGCTGCGCAAGAACAGCGCCGGTGGGCCCGGCCGCCGGGaccccgggggggaggggggacgcctgggccccttttggtggggtgggaggggatgCTCAGACTTCTGGGCCCCCTAGAAAGGGGGCAGGGGGCATACTCGGACGCCTGGGTTGCTtttggagggggtgggaggggatgCTCGGATGCCTgggtgtcttttggggaggcagaaagggatgcctgggtcccctgggaaGGGGGATACTGGGATGCCTGGGCctcttttggggggggttgggaaggggtgcccggatgcctgggcccctgaccccccgcccccccagagCTGACGGGGCTGCGGCAGCGGGTGCAGGCGCTCGACAAGGACCTGGCCAAGGCCCACAAGGTGAGGCCCCTTCCTCTGTGACCTCTGACTCTGACCCTATCTGACCTCTGACCCTGGCTGACCCCTGACCCTTGTGTCTCACAGGCCCTCAGTAAGAGCAAGAAGGCCCAGGTAGGGTTGGGGGTGGGGCCAGGGCCCGAGGATGCTGGGGAGGGGGTCTCTGTGGGTGTGAGGGTGCTAGGAGGGGTCCCTGGAATCCTGGGGTGCTAGGGGGATCCCCCTGGGTGTTGGGAGGGTccctgtggggtttggggggtccttggggttcccatgggtgctgagggggtccTATGGGGTGCTAGGGGGagtcctgtgtgtgctgggggggtccctgtggggtttgggggggtcctatGGGGTGCTAGGGGGAGCCCTGTGGGGTTTGGGTGGTCCTTGGGGTCCCcatgggtgctgagggggtccTATGGGGTGCTAAGGGGagccctgtgtgtgctggggggggtccctgtgagGTTTGGGGGGTACTTGGGGTCCCTATGGGTGCTGAGGGGGGCCCTGGGAGGGTCtcggaggccatgagcactgggAGGGTCCGGGGGCTCCCTGCGGGTGCTAGCGGGTCCCCGCAGGCGCCAGGCAGATCTGGGGTCTCCGGGGTGTCAGTGGGTGCCGGGGGGATGTAGGGGGGCTCTGGCGGGGGCACCCACGGGCTGGGGGGCCGGCAGGAGGTGGAGGCGCTGCTGGGCGAGACGCGGATGCTGCAGGGCAAGTTGCAGAGCCAGGAGGATGACTTCCGCCTGCAGAACAGCACCCTGCTGCGTGAGCTGGCCAAGGTGCCCCCCAGCGCGGCCCCCAGCATCCCCACGGGGGCCCTGAtgccaccccagggtgccccaccACACGGGTTCGGCAAGGGTGGGTGGCCCTTTGGGTGCCATCCATGTTGTTCTGTGGCTCCCCAATGCCACCCCAGGGTCCCTAGTGCAACCTGGGGGTCCCAAATCCCCTCTTAGGTGTCTTTGGGGGTCTCCAAGGCCACCCTGTGGTCCCTAGTGCCATCCTGGGGGGATCCCAGTGTTACCTGGGGGTCCCAAATCCCCTCTTAGGGGTCTCTGGGATTCCCCAATGCTTCCTGGGGAGTCTCTGGGGTCCCTAATGCCTCCTGGACGGTCCCTAATGCTATTTGGGGGTCCCTTGCACTCACTTGAGGGTCCCTGAGGGTCCCCAGTGCCACCCTGAGGGTGGCCAAGGCCCACAAGACCTTTTTGTCATTTTGGAGTCCCCAGTACCCACTTGGGGGTCTCTGGGGGACCCTAATGCCCCCTGGGGGAGTCCCTCATGGCAATTGGGGGTCCCCAGCACCTCTTGGGGGGTTCCTGAgggtccccgctgccccccggagGATCTCTGACGCAGGGGCGGTCCGCAGCTCTGCGCCCAGatcgaggggctggaggaggaaaacCGGCGCCTGCGGGATGGGGAgtccccagtgccccctggcGCCCCCCCGCCACCTGCTGAGGCCCCCCAAGATGGGGCTGGTGGCGATGGTGGGGCCCCCCCAGCGGCACCCAATGGTGAGAGGGTGctcaggggtccctggggggggtcccttggGGTTTGGGAGAacctggggggatttggggggtccaggaggggtttggggtggtccctggggggggtccaggggggatttggggatcctcagggggtcctggggggttctgtggggatttggggggtcctggAAGGCTTTAgggggttcctgggggggtccaggagggGTTGGGGGTCTCAGGGAGGCCCTGGGGAGGTTGGAGGGTTTGGGGTTCCCAGGGAGGCCTTGGGGGGGTTGGAGTGTCCCTAGGGGGATTTGGAGGGTCCTGGAGGAGTTTAGAGGGGtccgggggggatttggggtcccggggggccctgggggagtttgggggggtccctgggcaCCAGGGTGCCCCAAAGGCTATAGGTGCCGGcagggggggctgtggggtgacCCCCAacaccctgcagccccccaggagccccctgagGAGCCAGCAGCCGAGGAGGGGGGCCAGGGGGATGCCCCCCCTGCGGAGCCCCCGCTGCCTGCCCTGCAGGTACCTATGGGTCCTATAGGGGATAGAGACTTGCTATGGGGGGGCAATAAGAGGGTATGGAGCAGTTGGGAGGGTCTGGGGGAGGCTGTAGAAAACATAGATGAAGATGCATTAAATAGATGGGAAAATCTGAGGGAATTATAGTAGATAGGAATAATCCACGTAAGAATATGATTGCAGACTATTTAGATTAGTACAGAACCTAGAGAAAAAAACTTAGGTTTAACAAAGCTGCAAAAAAGTACTATGCAATCATATAGGAAATATAAGAAGAATGTGGGAGCATATAGGGAAATCAAGTGAAACACTGGAAGGTTTAGAGCAACATAGGGGATTAGAGTAAAAATATAGTAGCATATACCAGGATTGGATGAAATACGGGGCGATTTAGAGGGATGTTGGAGCACATAGAGTGCTTGGGAAGAATTGGGGtaatacagaaaaatcaaagaagcaTATGGGGAGAGAAGTATATGGGGAACATATAGTAAGCTAGGGTGGAAATGgggaaaatgcaagaaaatggaAGAGTTTTAGGAGAATACAGACAATTCAAGATTCTTGTTTTCGTACAAGAAAAACATGGAGCTATTCATGGAAAATCAATTATAATATGGGTGTTTGAAAATAAGTATTGGAAATATAGAGCAAATATAGAATGAATATAGGGGATTTGGGAACAAAAATGAGATGATATGGGGAACTGGGGTGCAAATGGGGTATTTAGGGGCTTTGGAGACACAGGGATAGAGTTTGAGAGAAACGTGGATGATTAAGTGTGTTGGGGGGAAAATAGTATAGGGGATTTGGGGGAATGTaggggattttggggggattATAGGAGGTATGGGGAGAATCAATGACATTTGGGAGGGATATGGGAATTTTAGGGAGCGATTAGGGGACTATGAAGGATTGTGGTGGGAAGAAAGGGGAAATGGGGCCATATGGGGGGGTACAAGGGTCTCATGGGGGGGCTCTCACcccaggtggaggtggcccagctgcaggcagaggtggccaagGTAAGGGGGGATTTTGAGGGTCCCAGGGGATTTGGGGAGGGTTCAGGGAGTTTGGGGGCGTCCTGGGGGTCTCAAAGGCATTTTGGGGGGTTCCAGGGGAATTTAGGATggctgggggggtcctgagggggtcCCAGAGGGTTTGGAGGGCTCCTGAGGGATCTTGGAGGGATtttgggggggtcctagggggatTTGGgaggtctggggggtcctggggggatttTGAAGGGTCCtagggggattggggggggttcTGGGAGGTCCCAGGGGTTTGGGGGCATCCTGGGAGGGTCTCATATTTGGGGGGGAATTTGGGGGTGTCATGCTCCCCCACCAGCAGCGATTTCTCTCCCCACAGCTCACAGAGAAGctgaggaagaagcaggagaggTGAGagcacctggatgcctgggccccttccaagGGGGGGCACCTGGACACCAGGATCCTTTCGGAAACggggtaaacttttttttttttttttgtctctttcagtTTCCTGCAGTTGCAGGCTGAGAAGGACGCCCTGTACAACGACAGTAGGTGggcggccccggacgcctgggtccctggaggggtgggggggtgggggcgaGGGCAGgtgcccagatgcctgggccccccgccggacgcctgggtccctgtggTGGCAGGACAGAGGCGGAGGAGCTGCAGGCCCGGCAGgacgaggagctgcaggagctgcggggCCAGAACCAGCGGCTGCGGCAGGAGCTTGAGGCCGtggcccaggtggggctggggggcacatGGAGGGCACCCCATGGTGTtggaggggtcctgggggcaccctggggtggctggggagtccTAGGGGGCACTCTATGGCATTGGGGGGGTTCTGGGGCATTCTGGGGTGTCTGGGGGGCACCCCATGGTGCTGAGGGGGcctgggggcaccctggggtggctggggggtcctgggggcacccTATGGCATTGGGGGGCTCTTAGGGGATGCCCTGTGGTGGCTTGGGGGCACTGCATGGTGCTgggagggggtcctggggggtacCCTGGGGTGGTTGGGGGCACCCTACGGTGTCTGTGGGGCACCCCACAGCATTGagggggccccgggggcgggttgtggggccccggtgtccgggtgGTGACGCAGCCCTGGCACAGGAGGCCTCGCGTGGTGCCGAGCGGGCGGAGGCAGCAGCGGCGGAGACAGAGGCGCTGCGTGCCAGCACCACCGCCCTCGAGCAGGTGCGACCCCTCTATGCCCCACCGGCCCCTATAGAGCCCTGCAGACGCAATCCTAGCACCCCCATACAGTGCTGTACAGCCCTGCCTGAGCGGACTGGGCTATGACGTCCTTTACAGCTGCATGATGCATCAGGTGGCCTGGTATAGCTCTATACATTCATATACAGCTCTATATGGGCTAGGTCAGGTTTATGATGCACCAGGCAGCCCTGTATGGCCTCATGCGTCCCTAAACAGCCCTGTGATGCCCTGGGGGGACTGGTATGGCCCCATACAGCACTGTGATATATTGGGTAGCTATACCACTCCGTATAGCACTCTGTGATGTTGGGCAGCTTTATATGTCTTTATAAGGTGCTGAGCAGTTCCTTATGGCCCCATATGGTCCTGGGACATGGGGGGAGCCCCACACAACCTCGTGACATGATGGGGAGTCACATATAGTCCTATAATGATCTTAAGGTATGCTGGGGAAACCCGTTCAATCATGTACGCTCCTGTATGGGTCTGTGATATGCTGAGCAAGCCTATAGAGCCCCATACAGTCCTGTGGCTTACTAGGCATGCCCATTTATTGTCCTATATGATCCTATAGAGGCTTATACAGTCTTATATAGCAGTGTGACACACTGGGCAGCCCCATATAGCCTTGTATATCCCCATATAGGCATGTGTAGCCGCATACAGCTCTGTACAGTGCCTTATGTTCCCGTGACACACTGGGAAGCCTTGCACAGCCCTATACGGCCTTGTATAGCCCTATATAGCCCTATATGGCCCTATACAATCCTATGTGGCCCCATATGCCCTCATGACATGCTAAGCTGCCCCGTGCAGCTCTATACGGCCCTATATGGCCCTGTGATGCAGCAGGAAGCCCCAGGTGGCCCCCTGCAGTGCTCGTGGGCCCCGTATAGCGGTCTATACATGGGCAGGCGGCAGCGGGGCTGCGGGAGCAGAGCGGGGCGCTGGCCCGGGAGCTGCAGGAGGCCCAGGGTGCCCGCGAGGCCCTCGAGGCCCAGCTGCAGGTGAGGGCTCCCCTGCCGGGGGTCCCCCAGGAGGGATTTGGGGTCACTGgggagcccctgggggccccTGCAGGGTCTTAGTGTTCCTGGGGAgaccctgggggggatttggggtctctggagaggaattggagttCCTAGGTTCCGCTAACCCTGTccctgggggtccttggggggggggatgtccctgggggtccctgggggggtgtTTGTGGGTCTCTGGGGCAGTTATGGGGTCCGTGTGAGGTTTGGGGGGAGTCCCTGGGGGATTTTGGGCTCcatgggggtgttggggggggtccctgggggggttttggggtccaTCAGGTGGGTTTGGGGTTCCTGGGTGGGACAGGGGGGTGCCAGGGTGCCCCAGGGGTGCCCTGGCATGCGCTTGGCGTGTGCTTCACGTGTGCGAGCGCGGGGTGGCACGcaggcgcggggccgggagctggcggagctgcaGCGGcggctggaggaggcggagggcagcCGGGAGGCCTGCGAGCGGGGCCTGTGCGAGGCCCGGGTgagtccccctgtcccccccgacCCACGTGCCACATGCACATGTGGCACACGCATGTGACATGCCTGTGCCCGTGGCAGGAGCTACTGGAGACAGGGCGGCAGGAGCATGAGGCAGCTGCCCGGGCGCTGCAGGAGCAGCACGAGGCCGAACTCGAGGTGAGGCTGTGCCAGGGGGCAGGGGGACATGCTATGGGACGGAGGAacgcgctgtggggcaggagggttCCATCGGGCAAGGAGatgtgctgtggggcagggggacacgcCGTGGGGCCGTGGGGGCCacgctgtggggtgggggggcgctgtggggctgACCTGTTCCCCTCCAGGCGCAGGGCTCACAGCTGCGGGCGGCGCAGGCGGAGGCCGAGCGGCTGCGGGAGCTGCAGGAGGCCGACGGGCGGGCGCTGCGCCAGgtccctctgacccccccccaaattcctCCCAACACTGCCAGGGCACTTGGGCCCCCCAGGGCGCTTCCAcggacccccaacccccctcaTGCTTTCTGGGGTATCCTTGGTACCCCCAAGTTGATTCTAGATCCCCTGTACCCCTCTATGGGACCCCCAAATCATCTCCTGGGACCTCCTAATACCACCCATGGGACCCCAAACCTCCCATGGGATCCTTTGGGACcttcctgggaccccccaaatctCCCCAGACCCCCTGGGACTCCTAAATCTCTCTAGGAATCCCTAATCCCCCCCCCGGACCCTTTGGGACCCCAAATCTCCCCCCAGGACCCTCTAATCTCTCCCCAGCATCTCCTGGCACCCCTGTAGGACCCTAAATCCTCCCCAGGACCTCCTAACCCCCCCCGACCCTCTGGGACCCCTaaatccccccaggaccccctgagaCCCCTCCAGGAGCCCAAATCCCCCCGTGATCCTCCTAATCCCCCCTAAGACTCCCCAAAATCCACCCCAAGACCCCCTGGGATCTCTCTGATACCCCCAATCCCCCCTCGGAGTGCCCACAATCCCcctgaccaccccccccccccatttcctgCAGGAGCTGAAGGACGTCCGGGATGGGCAGCGCATCCTGGAGAAGAAAGGCAGTGCCGCGGTAAGGGACCAAGGTGTCCGGGGCACAAGGGGGGGGGCACCAGCAGGGGTccacctggatgcctgggccccctcttgcACCACGGTGACCCCCCCACACTCCCCTTGCAGCTGAAGGACCTAAagcggcagctgcagctggagcgCCGGCGGGCCGACCGCCTCCAGGagcggctgcaggagctgctggcgccTGGCCGGGGCCGCCCTGGTGAGCCCCAgaggcctgggcccctcgcggGGTGCGCGGGGgtgcgccggacgcctgggcccctcactgacgccctcctgccccatcccccacagggctggaggagctggtgctggaggcggcgccggcgggcgacAGCAGCAGCCTCTCGTCCTTCGGCTGCCGTGAGGGCTCCGCCCCCGGCAGCACCAAGGTGGGTGGGGCCTGGACAGGCCACACCCCCTCAGGCGGGGTCATGCTTGGCCACACCCCTCTGGGTTGTTGAGGTGCCTGCTCTCCAGGTGCAGGCTTAGGGCAAGCCACGCCCACCCCAGGCCCCACCCCCTTGTGGGTGGGGCCATGCTGACCCTGTCCGGTGGTGGGCGGGGCCGGCTCTAGGGGGTGGGGCTGGGCAGTAGCTGTGGCCTGGCTGACATCAGTGGGGGAGGTGGGGCCACGGGGGTGAGGGGTGGGGCTGAGGTGGGCGGGGCCGTGGCTGAGGGGGCTGGGCATCACTGACCTTTCTCCCACTGGGGCTTGGTGGGCCCTGGGGGGTGGGGCCTGGTGGAGGGTGGAGCCCACAGTGGGTGTGGTCTGGGGGACGTGGTTTCACTGACTCCACCCCTGGCAGTCAggctcaggcagccccagccgtGGGTGGGGAGGCCTCACTGGGGGGTGGAGCCTCACAGGGGTGTGGCCCGGTGGGGCCTTGCTGACCCCGCCCCTCCGTGGCGCGGCAGTCGGGCTCGGGCAGCCCtggtgggggcagcggcggcggcggcggccccggggcggccgagctCTCCCCGGCCGAGGTGGCCGAGCTCTTCCAGCGCCTGGCCCAGAGCCAGCAGGAGCGCTGGCTGCTCGAGGAGAAGGTGCGTGGCTCTGGGGGGACTTGAGGAGGGACTGGGTGGTGCCAGGGagactgggagagactggggggatttgggggcctGGGAGATACTTAGGGGTTATGGGGGGGACCGGGAGCCAGTGAGGAGGCACTGGGAACCACtgatgggggagtgggggggatatggggagaTGCAAAAGGGTTATGG of the Struthio camelus isolate bStrCam1 chromosome 38, bStrCam1.hap1, whole genome shotgun sequence genome contains:
- the GRIPAP1 gene encoding GRIP1-associated protein 1 isoform X3: MAQALSEEEFQRMQGQLLELRAENYRLSDELRKNSAELTGLRQRVQALDKDLAKAHKALSKSKKAQEVEALLGETRMLQGKLQSQEDDFRLQNSTLLRELAKLCAQIEGLEEENRRLRDGESPVPPGAPPPPAEAPQDGAGGDGGAPPAAPNAPQEPPEEPAAEEGGQGDAPPAEPPLPALQVEVAQLQAEVAKLTEKLRKKQESFLQLQAEKDALYNDSRTEAEELQARQDEELQELRGQNQRLRQELEAVAQEASRGAERAEAAAAETEALRASTTALEQAAAGLREQSGALARELQEAQGAREALEAQLQARGRELAELQRRLEEAEGSREACERGLCEARELLETGRQEHEAAARALQEQHEAELEAQGSQLRAAQAEAERLRELQEADGRALRQELKDVRDGQRILEKKGSAALKDLKRQLQLERRRADRLQERLQELLAPGRGRPGLEELVLEAAPAGDSSSLSSFGCREGSAPGSTKSGSGSPGGGSGGGGGPGAAELSPAEVAELFQRLAQSQQERWLLEEKVRHLEVSSASMAEDLCRKSAIIESFVHAAAAPPGAPRRGRGPGDEDLREMNKKLQNMLEEQLTKNLHLGQDLEALSQELVRLSKERAAPPGPP
- the GRIPAP1 gene encoding GRIP1-associated protein 1 isoform X4, whose amino-acid sequence is MAQALSEEEFQRMQGQLLELRAENYRLSDELRKNSAELTGLRQRVQALDKDLAKAHKALSKSKKAQEVEALLGETRMLQGKLQSQEDDFRLQNSTLLRELAKLCAQIEGLEEENRRLRDGESPVPPGAPPPPAEAPQDGAGGDGGAPPAAPNAPQEPPEEPAAEEGGQGDAPPAEPPLPALQLTEKLRKKQESFLQLQAEKDALYNDSRTEAEELQARQDEELQELRGQNQRLRQELEAVAQEASRGAERAEAAAAETEALRASTTALEQAAAGLREQSGALARELQEAQGAREALEAQLQARGRELAELQRRLEEAEGSREACERGLCEARELLETGRQEHEAAARALQEQHEAELEAQGSQLRAAQAEAERLRELQEADGRALRQELKDVRDGQRILEKKGSAALKDLKRQLQLERRRADRLQERLQELLAPGRGRPGLEELVLEAAPAGDSSSLSSFGCREGSAPGSTKSGSGSPGGGSGGGGGPGAAELSPAEVAELFQRLAQSQQERWLLEEKVRHLEVSSASMAEDLCRKSAIIESFVRESRLGADAAAAPPGAPRRGRGPGDEDLREMNKKLQNMLEEQLTKNLHLGQDLEALSQELVRLSKERAAPPGPP
- the GRIPAP1 gene encoding GRIP1-associated protein 1 isoform X1; this translates as MAQALSEEEFQRMQGQLLELRAENYRLSDELRKNSAELTGLRQRVQALDKDLAKAHKALSKSKKAQEVEALLGETRMLQGKLQSQEDDFRLQNSTLLRELAKLCAQIEGLEEENRRLRDGESPVPPGAPPPPAEAPQDGAGGDGGAPPAAPNAPQEPPEEPAAEEGGQGDAPPAEPPLPALQVEVAQLQAEVAKLTEKLRKKQESFLQLQAEKDALYNDSRTEAEELQARQDEELQELRGQNQRLRQELEAVAQEASRGAERAEAAAAETEALRASTTALEQAAAGLREQSGALARELQEAQGAREALEAQLQARGRELAELQRRLEEAEGSREACERGLCEARELLETGRQEHEAAARALQEQHEAELEAQGSQLRAAQAEAERLRELQEADGRALRQELKDVRDGQRILEKKGSAALKDLKRQLQLERRRADRLQERLQELLAPGRGRPGLEELVLEAAPAGDSSSLSSFGCREGSAPGSTKSGSGSPGGGSGGGGGPGAAELSPAEVAELFQRLAQSQQERWLLEEKVRHLEVSSASMAEDLCRKSAIIESFVRESRLGADAAAAPPGAPRRGRGPGDEDLREMNKKLQNMLEEQLTKNLHLGQDLEALSQELVRLSKERAAPPGPP
- the GRIPAP1 gene encoding GRIP1-associated protein 1 isoform X5, which codes for MAQALSEEEFQRMQGQLLELRAENYRLSDELRKNSAELTGLRQRVQALDKDLAKAHKALSKSKKAQEVEALLGETRMLQGKLQSQEDDFRLQNSTLLRELAKLCAQIEGLEEENRRLRDGESPVPPGAPPPPAEAPQDGAGGDGGAPPAAPNAPQEPPEEPAAEEGGQGDAPPAEPPLPALQVEVAQLQAEVAKLTEKLRKKQESFLQLQAEKDALYNDSRTEAEELQARQDEELQELRGQNQRLRQELEAVAQEASRGAERAEAAAAETEALRASTTALEQARGRELAELQRRLEEAEGSREACERGLCEARELLETGRQEHEAAARALQEQHEAELEAQGSQLRAAQAEAERLRELQEADGRALRQELKDVRDGQRILEKKGSAALKDLKRQLQLERRRADRLQERLQELLAPGRGRPGLEELVLEAAPAGDSSSLSSFGCREGSAPGSTKSGSGSPGGGSGGGGGPGAAELSPAEVAELFQRLAQSQQERWLLEEKVRHLEVSSASMAEDLCRKSAIIESFVRESRLGADAAAAPPGAPRRGRGPGDEDLREMNKKLQNMLEEQLTKNLHLGQDLEALSQELVRLSKERAAPPGPP
- the GRIPAP1 gene encoding GRIP1-associated protein 1 isoform X2; protein product: MAQALSEEEFQRMQGQLLELRAENYRLSDELRKNSAELTGLRQRVQALDKDLAKAHKALSKSKKAQEVEALLGETRMLQGKLQSQEDDFRLQNSTLLRELAKLCAQIEGLEEENRRLRDGESPVPPGAPPPPAEAPQDGAGGDGGAPPAAPNAPQEPPEEPAAEEGGQGDAPPAEPPLPALQVEVAQLQAEVAKLTEKLRKKQESFLQLQAEKDALYNDSRTEAEELQARQDEELQELRGQNQRLRQELEAVAQEASRGAERAEAAAAETEALRASTTALEQAAAGLREQSGALARELQEAQGAREALEAQLQARGRELAELQRRLEEAEGSREACERGLCEARELLETGRQEHEAAARALQEQHEAELEAQGSQLRAAQAEAERLRELQEADGRALRQELKDVRDGQRILEKKGSAALKDLKRQLQLERRRADRLQERLQELLAPGRGRPGLEELVLEAAPAGDSSSLSSFGCREGSAPGSTKSGSGSPGGGSGGGGGPGAAELSPAEVAELFQRLAQSQQERWLLEEKVRHLEVSSASMAEDLCRKSAIIESFVRESRLDAAAAPPGAPRRGRGPGDEDLREMNKKLQNMLEEQLTKNLHLGQDLEALSQELVRLSKERAAPPGPP
- the GRIPAP1 gene encoding GRIP1-associated protein 1 isoform X6, translated to MAQALSEEEFQRMQGQLLELRAENYRLSDELRKNSAELTGLRQRVQALDKDLAKAHKALSKSKKAQEVEALLGETRMLQGKLQSQEDDFRLQNSTLLRELAKLCAQIEGLEEENRRLRDGESPVPPGAPPPPAEAPQDGAGGDGGAPPAAPNAPQEPPEEPAAEEGGQGDAPPAEPPLPALQVEVAQLQAEVAKLTEKLRKKQESFLQLQAEKDALYNDSRTEAEELQARQDEELQELRGQNQRLRQELEAVAQARGRELAELQRRLEEAEGSREACERGLCEARELLETGRQEHEAAARALQEQHEAELEAQGSQLRAAQAEAERLRELQEADGRALRQELKDVRDGQRILEKKGSAALKDLKRQLQLERRRADRLQERLQELLAPGRGRPGLEELVLEAAPAGDSSSLSSFGCREGSAPGSTKSGSGSPGGGSGGGGGPGAAELSPAEVAELFQRLAQSQQERWLLEEKVRHLEVSSASMAEDLCRKSAIIESFVRESRLGADAAAAPPGAPRRGRGPGDEDLREMNKKLQNMLEEQLTKNLHLGQDLEALSQELVRLSKERAAPPGPP